In the genome of Alphaproteobacteria bacterium, the window ATAATGAAGAAAATTCTTTTAATCAAAATTCTCGTCATTATTTAGCTGGAGGGCTTCTTCCAAATTTAGACATGTTATCTTCTTATCGTTTTAAAGGTTCAAATATAGAAAATTTACTTCAAATATTTTCAAAAAATAATATTGAAAGCAATGCTGTAGGTGTAATGGGAAAAGATACTGTTATTAAAATAATACCTATTAATATATCCTATGAAAAGCAAAACGATAGAGCGGATAACTATGGAAATGAATTAATAGATATTAAAAATAAATATATTAAAATAATTAAAGAAACCTTTTCAGATAAAGTTCAAGATTTTAATTTTGATAAAGATGGTCAAATAAAATATTTTTCTATTGGAGCATCAGGTAAAGATAAAGATAAAATTCATATACAAAAATATTTGGATACTTATGATAAAAAGAAATCAGAAAAAAATTTTCGTCCTAAGTATTGGATAGATTGTTTTTATTTAATTGAGAAAAAAATAAAAGAAAAAAATGATTTCAAAGAATATTATGATCTTATAATAGATACGTTAGCTAAAAATTCTTTGTTGGAGAATATTAAAACAACATCTCAATTAAAGAATTTTTTAAAATCAGAAGATAAATTGTTTAAATTTAATAAAATTTTATTTGAATTAATTAGTCTTGAAAAAAGTGAAAAATTATGGAAAGAAAAATTAAATATAATTAAAGATTTTATTAATATAGATATTAATAAAGAGTATTTTAAATTTAAAGATTCAGATATTGATGATAATGATCATATAAATAATATTTATGAAGAAGATAATATTAAAATTAAGTTTGATACAATTCATGGAATTAAAGGACAAACTCATAATGCTACATTAGTTTTAACGACTGAAAATGATGGATTTGATATAGAGAAAATTATTGAAAAAAGAAATTATAAAAATGATGATAAAAAGTTTGGGAAAAATAATTTTAAAAGAATAAAAAATTGGTATGTAGCGGCTTCTCGTCCTAAATATTTATTGTGTTTAGCAATACCTAAATCAGTTATAGAAAATAAAAACTTTCCAGAAAATTGGAAAAATTTTATATATGAGGAAAATTAATATGATAAATAATAAATATTTAAATGATATTTTAAGTGAATTGCCTCTTAATTTAAAAACTAATATAGATGGATATATGAGATCCATAGAAAATAGTTTAGATGAAATCTTTCTACCATTCATTAATAATTCAAAAAAAAATATAAATAAAGAAATTGTTGATAAATTTTTATTTTTAATATTACTTAGAAAAATAAAAGCAACTATAAAGACTCAAATTTTAATTTTAAGTAATAGCTTATCTATATCTAATAAAGATATAAAAAATAATTTTGGCTTTCAAACAGGAAAAAAGATCTATAGTAAATCATCTAAGGAATTTAAAGAGTTATCTAAATTAGAAATGGAATTTGACTCTTTAATTTTAAAGTTAGATTTAAATCATTATATTTATTCGTCTTCACCTTCCAACCTTTTAGAAATACTTTATGAGGAATTATAACATGGATTTAAATAAAATAACTAAAGAATTAAAAAAATTTATAAGAAAGCATAAATCTAAATTTGAAGAAATTCCTAAAAGAGAAACTGCTATATTAGAAATAGGTGCTTTAGCTACAACCGCAGAATATTATAAAAATAATGGATATTTAGTATCTACAAAAAATTTAAAAAATGGTAATTTTAAAGTCAAAATGGGAGCAAGAGGTAATCCTTATAATTTTTCTTGGTTTACATGTGAAAAAGATAATATTAAATTTGAAATTCATTCTAATTTATCAGTTTATGATGGATATAATGAAAATGGAGTTTATGTTGTTGACGTTGGAATTTGTAATTCAAAAAAAGTAGAAGAGCTTTCTTCTTTGGATAAAGGTGTTATTAAAGCAATAAAAAATAAAGATTTAATAACATTTATAGAGGTTAAAAAATTAGTAGTTTATCCTATGTTATTAGCTCAGTTTGTTGGTATAGTTCATGAACTACAACCATTTTTCTTAAAGGGAAAACTGCCAGATAATTTTGAGAAAAAAAAGCATTTCTACCCAACTTTAATAGCAACTCAATATCTTAGTGGGACAACGAGTAAAATAATAGATGATTTTAAAAAAAGAAATTATAAAATTAGTATTATATGGAATTTTGAAAATAGAATTTTTGATTTAAATCTAACAGGAAGAAATTTATTTTCTAATGAAAGGTCGGATCTAGAAATTGATATTTCTTAAATTATAAAAAATTTTTTTAACAACTTTAGCATATTTATTAAAATTTCTATGAAGGTCAGTTATTTCTTTGAACTGACCTTCTGAATTAATTATATAAATAGTTTGTCGTCTAAGGAGAATATCTAATTCATTTATAATCTTAGTTTTACCTTGTTTATCTGAAGGTTTATTTTTATTTAAGATATAGTAAGTGGATTTTAATTTATACTTAGTTCTCACTAAGCTCTCAATGTTTTTTAAACTATCTTCAGTTTTGATTAAAGATATTGATGTATTCTCAAGTTTTCTCGTTAATTTTAAGAATACATCATTTTCTATCTTTAACCAAGTTGAAGCAATATTTTTAGAAATCAATTTTTTCTCGGAAGGGGACAAGTCTTTTAACCTTAAATCGTTAATATTCTTTTTCCAATCTAAACTATCTCTACCTAAAAACAATCTTATTATCCCCATCTTCTATTAATAATCCATAAAATTATAAGTGCCGACAATAATATCACTATAGGACTAATTACTACAAAAAATATTACTTTAAATATATTAAATTTATTTCTATAATCAATAGCATCTTCTGCTTTAATAGCTGAATAAAAACCAAATAAAAGATATAAAATTATTTCATAAAAAGCAAAGTTTACATATCCTTCAATCTGCAAAATAAATCCTATTACTGACAGTAAAGTAAATAAACATAACATAGTATTTGCTATAAACAATTCTCCATAACCTGAAAAATACATAGGTTGAAATATAAATGCCTTTAAGTTAAATTTTTTTATATTGTCCATAATTTTACTCCTTTTATATAAAAAAAAATCCACGAGTAAAATACTAGTGGACTGGGAGTTCGTAACTGAAATACAACAGTGCGGGCTTTTAGCTTACGCCTGGACATAACCCTGCCTCCCAGTCCCTAAGAACAAAGAAGGCAGTTTTTTGATTTCGGTCTTCATCTTTTCAGACACTGCTCATGACCGTGTATTTAGAGGTTACGACACCCCAATCGAGTATTATACTCAATCTGAATAAATTATAATATATTTTCAAAACAAATTCAAATAAAAAGTATATTTAAGAAGGTTTTCTTAAATGCATTAAACTCTTGCAATTACTATTCTTAGTTGATACAACATATTTATAAAAAATTGGGAAAGATATAAAATGAAAGAACCTATGCATATAAAAGATGAACCTATAACTTCATCAGAAAATGATTTACTAAATTATAAAAGGTATTTAAAACCTTTAAAAAAAGCTATTTTAAAGTATTCTGAAGCTGGTGGTGGTTTTTTACAAATAGATGGAAAGTGGGGAATAGGAAAATCATCAGTAAAAAAACTATTTATTGATGACATTGAAAATAAAAAAATATCTAAAAATTATAATATATTAGATATCGATGCATCTAAATACGGAAATTCTAAAGAATTAAATTTAGGGATTTTAAAAAAAATTATATATAAAAATAAAAAAAGTTCCTATATCTTTACATTAAATTTAATTTATCTTTTCACATTATCAATACTCATAAAAATCTTTCTTTTCCCTTCATCTGCATATAAAACAACATGTAATTTTTTAAATATAATTTTTAACGGACAGCTGTGTTTTAACAGTATTTATTTCAATATTATTTATATTACATCTCTTATAATTTTAATATACTTTACTAGTATTAAAAGTTTTAAATTAACTACCTTAACAGCACTATATTATAATTCAAAATCCCCATATAAAATTTTCGAAGGATTTATCAAAATATCACCTTCAGATTTAATAGATGAAACTAAAAAAAATATAATTTTTATAGATGATGTTGATAGAATTACAAATCACAAATATTTAATGGATTTATTTAAAGTTTGTAGAGAAAATTTTAATAAGAACTTCATTATAATATATTTATTTGATACTCAAAAAATGACAGAATTATTATCTTATAAAGAAAATGAGAAATATTCACAAGATTTCTTTGAAAAATATATAAATTATAAATTATATATAAAAATGGAGCATAAGGATAAATATAATTTAATAACAACTTTAGTAAAAAATAATAATCTTAATTTGACAAAAAGAGGAAGTTAACATGACTAATAAAAATGAAGATGTTCTTAAAGATATTTTACTAGCCTTTGTTAAAGACAATCCAAGAGATATAAAAAACATAATAAACAACATTGAAATAAATTTAGAATTAATTCCTTTTCATTTATACTACAATGAAGAAATAAACTATCAAAATATATTTTTATCTGAAATCCTTCATTACTATAATCCAGAAATATATAATTTAATATTTATTGGTGATAATGGAGATGAATTTTTTAAATTACTTAATGAACTATATGATATAGTAATTTCAAAATCTAAGAGATTTCTTTTATTAATAAGGGGAAAAGATAAAAAAAATATAATAACAGATCATAAAAAAAATCCAATAATAGAAACTAGTATTTCTAATTTAGAAAAAATTCAAAATATACTTAAAAAACAAAATATATTTATAAGCTCTGATAATGGAATAGATTTTACAATTGAAACCAATAATAATTTAAAATTATTAGAACTAATAAATAAAATTTATAGAAGTGAATTAATAAATTCTTTTTCAACTTATCATTTAATAAAAAATATTAATAGTGAAAACTATGTAACAAGTTTAATGTTTCATGATATAAAATATAAAAATAAAATTGAAAATTTTATAAAAATAAATACATATAGATTATATGAAGAATTTATTGAAAAATTTTTAGTTTTCAATCTACTTTTTGATAAAAAATATAATAAAAATTACTTAAAAAAATATTCTCAGCTTATAATTAATAATTTAAAGAATTATAAAAGTGAAAATTTCGAAGAATTTAATTTGATAGATAAATTTATTTATAAAATTAGCACCATACCTTTTCATATATCTAATAAAATTATAGAAAAGAAAAAGCTACAATCAGAAGGTCACCTAAGAGAATATATTTTTAATAAATTTAAAAATAAAAAAGAATTTTTTGAAATAATAGAAAATTTAAGAGAAGTTTTTAAAGACAAAGATTATGAATATTTAAAATATAAATTTTCTGGACAGAAAATTAAAGATTTCAACTCGAATCAAAGTACAATTTCTAAAAAAATATTAAATAAATCATTTAAAATAATGGAAGTTGATTCCTCTATAGATTTAATACAAATGAATTTATATTTATTAACATCATTTCTTAAAGAGCCAATAAAAATAAATATTTATAGAGCTTCTTTATTAAGAGAAGATTTTTTCAAGGAAAATAATGAAACTTTAATCTCTTCTATAAAAAATAAATTAGCTAAATTTTATAATGATGATTCAAAATCAGATAAAACATTAATTAAACTAAATAAAAATGCTCCAAAATGGCTACGCCTATTCAATTCTACCATAACTGAATTTTATAAAGTCACAAACTTAGAAAAAATTAAAGATATTAAAAATTATTTTAATCAATTATTAAATCATCCTCTAAACAAAAAAACATATTTAAGCGAAGAAGATTTAACTATTAAATTAAAAACTTATCAAGAAATGATGAATGATAAATTTCACTTAAAAGAAATATCTAGAGTATCAATAGGTGAATATGCTGAACTTTGGATTAAATACTTAGATATAATAAATAAATTTTATATAGAAGTAGAAGAAACTCCTATAGTTTAAATATATAAAAATATCTATATAAGTGATTTTAATTTCAAAACTACTTCAATGACTTCAGAAATTCATCTGGAGTCATATTCCATACATTATCTTCATTCTTATAAAGTTTGTCTAATTTCTTTGCCTTTTTATCATCTACAATTGCTTTTTCAATTACATTCATTAATTCTGGAGCTGAAGATTCAATAATACCTTCATTAGTCTTAAATCTAACGACCCTAATTTTACTTCCACCCCTAGAAAATAAACTCTTATAAATTCTATTTACTGTTTTATCATAAAATTTTAAAAAATCAGAAGTAACCTTGTCTAATTTAACACGTTTATCTATTTTTCTATCTTCTAAAACTATTATAACATTTTTAGGGTTTACTAAATTAATTCGTTTCCTAGCCTCTTTTAATACTTCTAACGTTGTAAATTTTTTTGTTATAATTAGAAAAAAAAGCTTCTCTTGATTATCATTACCATATAAATTTAATAAATTTTTATGCTTATCTCCCGTTTCAGAAATATAAGCCACAAGAGTATCTCTATTTCTAAAATTTCTAACTAAAGCTTTTAACGTAATTTTTAATGTATCTCTTTTAATTTTCATTATTATCTCCTGTATAAATACCTTACCATATATTAATATAAATTTACATACCTTTTATATATTAAAACAACTCACTGTATTTAATATATCATCTTTAATATCACTATTACTCAAATGAGCATATTTCAAAGTCATAGAAATAGTCTTATGACCTAATGCCTTTTGAACTTTAGATAAAGGAATATCATTCTTAACTAAATAAGTAGCAAAGGTATGTCTTAAATCATGCATTCTAAAACCACTAATACCAGCGTCATCCATAAGTATTCCCCAAGACCTTTTAGGATCTGTGATATATCCATTATACCATCTATTATAAAATAGATACTTACAAGGCTTTTTACAAGAAGCCTGATATTCTCTTATCAATTCCATAATTTCATTTGATATAGGAACTGTTATACCTTCTCCATTCTTAGTATCTTCAATAAATATATTACCCTTTTCAAAGTCAATATTTTCATTTAATATACTTAATATATTAGTCTTTCTTAAACCTGTATTTAAAGCTATTAAAGTAAATAACTTAATATAATGTCCATTATACTTCTCACTATTTAAAACTCTTTTTAAAGATGCTAACTCTGCATCACTTAAATATCTTGTTATTCCCTTAACTGGATATTTAGATATCCCTTTAACATAATTTTCGCTCATCAAATTATTCTCTATCAAAACATTAAATACCTTACTTAATAAAGAAATTATATGATTAAAAACACTCTTAGTCTTTCTAACATTATCCAAAACTCTTAATACTAAATCCTTATCAATTTTATCCGCCTTCTTCTTTCCCATAAAAGGTCTTACATATGCATTATAAAGTTGCTTGTCATGTTCACAACTTTTCTTATTAGGTTTTGCATGTTTCTCATAATAAAAATTAAATAAATCATCAAATCTCATTACAACCTTATTACCCAAATCATTTCTTTTATATTTTCCATTTAATATATCTGCTAAAATCTTAGCAGAATCATCTTTAGCCTGACTTATAGAGATATAAGGGTAATGCCCTATGTCTTTTCTATAATCAATTCCTTTAAATCTTTTATCTACAAAGAATAATACATCTCTCTTTCCAATTCTAACATAAAGACTAGAAGCATTAGAACATGAGTAAGTCACATTCTTTCCACTTTCTTTAACTTTATTAATTACCTTTTCTAAATTACTTTTATTCAACACAATTGAAGCCATTTCTAATTCTCCTTTAATACTTAAATTCATCACATATGCGACATTAAAAGTATTTATAAAAAATTAGTTTTAGTTCGTAATCTCACCACATAAAAGGCATATAATAAAGAAGTCATTACATAAGTAATAACTTTTAAGAAACTTTTAAGAATTATTGTTATATTTATATAGATTTATATATACTCATATATACTTTAGATAAAAATACAGAAAACAAAACAATCTTAAAAACACAATAAAATCAAAGATTTACAAAAGTTCAAGGTTAGAGACTAACTCTCATCAATATTTTCTTTTAATCAATCGGTCACAGGTTCGAATCCTGTAGCACCCACCATTTAATTTCCTAGAGAAAACAAAGAGTTAGACAGTTTCCGAAAGGAAGCTTTTTTTGTATCAAATTTCAACTTTTAAAGATTTTTTAAAACTAGTGAAAATATTTTAAATTTTATTACCAATTCACTTAACTATAGAAACTTCCTCTTAAAAACTCCAATAAATAAGAAAATTAACAATATATTCCTAAAGATGCTAAAAATATGCTATACTCCTGAACCTTCTTAACCAAACAGATTTATATCACATGTAGTCGCAAAATTCTTATCTAAAACTTTATTCCTACCCATAACAGTTAATGTTATAGGAATTTGTTCCTTATCAATTTCGTTCATAACATACTCTAAAGATGTTGTTTCTTTTTTAATCTTAAATTCCCAAACATCATCTCCAATATTTTTACCTTCTTTAAAACTTATAGAATGATCTGCATTTTCTATTATTAAAGTAATATCCCTATATTCTTTATAGTTTGTAATTGTAACTAACAGCGAACTATTTTCCTTTGAGTTCTTTATAGAAACTGTTGGAGCTATAATAACCTTATTATCTGCCTTATAAATATTGCAATAAACAAATTTATCATCATTTATAAATGACGCAGAAAAACAGTTAGAAAAAAAATCAATTTTAGAAATATTTTCCTCTATATCTTGAAGAACTTCTATATTATCAGGAATTGTTATATTTATATTATCTTTCATATTATTTCCCCTTCTATTAAATTAAGAATTAATTACTATCCTTACTTTTAATTTTAAAACTTAGGCTTGGTGATTGAATTAATATCAACCACCAAGTTACTAAGAGATTATTTTCCTCCTTTGATACTTTGCCAAATTTCTTTAAAAGAAAGAAATTTAACACTTTCATCCATAAAAAATTCAAATTTAAAACTGTTGATGTCTTTTAAAGATTTGGGATTTTTAGATTTAATATTTTCTAAATTATCTTCTGACATTGAAAAACTAACAATTTCAACAGGTAAATTGTTAATCCCTCCTTTTCCTAATGTATGCAATACTGGTAAACCTTTCCTATAAGCGGTCAACCTAACTATACTTTCCAATAATGTTGTTATAGAAACAACTCCATTCATTACACACACCGTGATTAATCCAACAAGTATCCTTGAAAAGGATGTTAATCGATCCGCTTTTGAAGAAATACAAAATCTAGTACTCTCCATTTCCCTTTTTTGAGGAATATGCTTTATTGACTTTATTATCTTATTAAAAGATGAAATCTCGTTAATCATATACCTATGCTTTAATAGCCTTATATAACCAACAGCTTCATTACCTTCAAATAAACCTAAATGAATTATATCATCCTGAGAATCAAATTCATCTACCTCTATCTCAAAGTTAGAAAATTTGTTTTTTTCTACCCAGCTCAACTCTTCAATATAAATTTTATATCTCAAGCTTAACATTTCTTTTAAAACTTCTTCTTTTTCAGTCAACTCACATTCGCAAACTAATTTTTGTAAAAAATTTTCAACATCCTTAGATTTTGTTGCAATTACCTTAAATAATACTTCCTTCTCGTTCATAATTTAAAAAATTTAACTTAGTTATAAAATAAGAATATATTATCCTTTTTTAAAAAGTAACTGACACTTCTTACAGGTATAATTGAAATTTATTATAGAATATTCTCCAATAAAGCCTTAGCAACTGCATGAGTATTTGAATAAACTCCAAGCTTAGACTTAACATTATTCATATGAAAGGAAACTGTTCTTTCTTTAATATCTAAAATTTTTGATATTTCCCAATAAGTTTTTCCAATAGAAATCCACTTTAAGCACTCTTTTTCTCTCTGAGTTAATTTAACCTTAGATATTGAAGTCTTAAAATTTATAAAGTTTGAAGCTATTTGATGAAAATATATTGACATAATCTGAAGATCATAAAGAACATCAAAAGAAACTTTTCCCCACTCTTCTTCAGACAAATAAGAATAAATGCTTATCAACCCTTTTCTTTTTTTATCAGAAATAACTGGTATAGACATACCTGTTAAAGATATACCAAACTTAGAAGAAATATCAAAGAATTCTCTATCCTCTTTAGTCTTAACTGTCTTTTCCCATAAGAATGGCTCCCATTCTTTTACTCCCATTTTAACAACAGGATCTGTTGAGAATAAATTCTTTCCCAAGTAATATTCAATCCACTCTTTAGGATAATTTGACTTATAAATTGGTTGAAAATCTGATGTATCAGAATCATCAAAATTTAGATATGCGACATAACATCTTCCTATATATTTATCAAGATACTGAAAAAATAATTTAGACATACTATCTATGTCATTTAAATCTTTTAACTCTTCTACAAAGTTTTTAACGATTATCATATATTACACTTCCCCTTATAATAATAAAAAAGTCTAATATAAATTTATATTAAAAGTCAATCACTTTATGTACAATATAATAAAATTACAACTTTAAGGAATTATTTCCTAACAATATTTTACCCGTCATATAAATCAAACAAGGGACCGAGATAGATATGGAGTCCCTTGCAAAATCATTTATAATTTAAATTATTAAATGATCAAAATATTATTGATTTAAAACATAAAAAAGTCAAAGAAAATATTTTTCAATTATTTTGTAAAGTTTAGTAGACTAACCAGATTTCCCTTGATAAACTTCAATTCCACCGATGCAAAACATAAATAAAACAACTAGTAAAAGAGAGAAAATAATGGAAAATTATAAAAAGCTATTCAAATTTTATTATCAATTCACTTAACTATAGAAACTTCCCTTTAAAACTTCCAATAAATTATAATTTTCATCAATCTTATCATAAATTTCTTGAAGATTTTCATAATCTGCTTTTATAAAAACATCTTCCTCAAACAAAATATTTCTATCTACATTCATTACACTTCTATTTGATATGTCTAGTAAAAACCACTATGAATATTTTCAAAAACTTAAAACTTATTTGATTTATTAATTTTTTCCACAACATTATCCAACTATATTCATACCAATAAGCATACTTTGTTTTACAACATTATCTATTGCTAATTTTTCCATATTAGGTGGATAACCAAACTCTTTCAAAAGCTTCTTAACTTCCACCCTTAATCTAGCTTGAACATCACTTCTTTCTA includes:
- a CDS encoding site-specific integrase; amino-acid sequence: MASIVLNKSNLEKVINKVKESGKNVTYSCSNASSLYVRIGKRDVLFFVDKRFKGIDYRKDIGHYPYISISQAKDDSAKILADILNGKYKRNDLGNKVVMRFDDLFNFYYEKHAKPNKKSCEHDKQLYNAYVRPFMGKKKADKIDKDLVLRVLDNVRKTKSVFNHIISLLSKVFNVLIENNLMSENYVKGISKYPVKGITRYLSDAELASLKRVLNSEKYNGHYIKLFTLIALNTGLRKTNILSILNENIDFEKGNIFIEDTKNGEGITVPISNEIMELIREYQASCKKPCKYLFYNRWYNGYITDPKRSWGILMDDAGISGFRMHDLRHTFATYLVKNDIPLSKVQKALGHKTISMTLKYAHLSNSDIKDDILNTVSCFNI
- a CDS encoding GNAT family N-acetyltransferase yields the protein MNEKEVLFKVIATKSKDVENFLQKLVCECELTEKEEVLKEMLSLRYKIYIEELSWVEKNKFSNFEIEVDEFDSQDDIIHLGLFEGNEAVGYIRLLKHRYMINEISSFNKIIKSIKHIPQKREMESTRFCISSKADRLTSFSRILVGLITVCVMNGVVSITTLLESIVRLTAYRKGLPVLHTLGKGGINNLPVEIVSFSMSEDNLENIKSKNPKSLKDINSFKFEFFMDESVKFLSFKEIWQSIKGGK
- a CDS encoding UvrD-helicase domain-containing protein, whose amino-acid sequence is MKDILEINEEQIMGYLSRLNLVADEKQIEFIKNLDTLDIHAVPGAGKTTMLGIKIACLLDNWKKLPNQNHGMCILSHTNTAKDEILKILKKLDHIEKIKNFPHFVGTIQEFVNKFGGIPYIKSQHWKLSRIVEESNLELLNKNVIKYKNFDINAFFKEVHNKKSKKKLNKNIYPISYFLETFNRKGKIKESDFCYTFNNGKLTLLKFEEIFSHIDDLYNYKNECCKRGLFYYKDFYAFFNEIIYNHPNLVRAISLRFPICFIDEYQDNTKTQDELLEKLFSKHSIFQRIGDPNQSIYDIENDNEENSFNQNSRHYLAGGLLPNLDMLSSYRFKGSNIENLLQIFSKNNIESNAVGVMGKDTVIKIIPINISYEKQNDRADNYGNELIDIKNKYIKIIKETFSDKVQDFNFDKDGQIKYFSIGASGKDKDKIHIQKYLDTYDKKKSEKNFRPKYWIDCFYLIEKKIKEKNDFKEYYDLIIDTLAKNSLLENIKTTSQLKNFLKSEDKLFKFNKILFELISLEKSEKLWKEKLNIIKDFINIDINKEYFKFKDSDIDDNDHINNIYEEDNIKIKFDTIHGIKGQTHNATLVLTTENDGFDIEKIIEKRNYKNDDKKFGKNNFKRIKNWYVAASRPKYLLCLAIPKSVIENKNFPENWKNFIYEEN
- a CDS encoding LuxR family transcriptional regulator, with translation MIIVKNFVEELKDLNDIDSMSKLFFQYLDKYIGRCYVAYLNFDDSDTSDFQPIYKSNYPKEWIEYYLGKNLFSTDPVVKMGVKEWEPFLWEKTVKTKEDREFFDISSKFGISLTGMSIPVISDKKRKGLISIYSYLSEEEWGKVSFDVLYDLQIMSIYFHQIASNFINFKTSISKVKLTQREKECLKWISIGKTYWEISKILDIKERTVSFHMNNVKSKLGVYSNTHAVAKALLENIL
- a CDS encoding P-loop NTPase fold protein translates to MKEPMHIKDEPITSSENDLLNYKRYLKPLKKAILKYSEAGGGFLQIDGKWGIGKSSVKKLFIDDIENKKISKNYNILDIDASKYGNSKELNLGILKKIIYKNKKSSYIFTLNLIYLFTLSILIKIFLFPSSAYKTTCNFLNIIFNGQLCFNSIYFNIIYITSLIILIYFTSIKSFKLTTLTALYYNSKSPYKIFEGFIKISPSDLIDETKKNIIFIDDVDRITNHKYLMDLFKVCRENFNKNFIIIYLFDTQKMTELLSYKENEKYSQDFFEKYINYKLYIKMEHKDKYNLITTLVKNNNLNLTKRGS